Genomic segment of Gloeocapsa sp. PCC 7428:
GCATCGTTCAACGAACAAGAAACAATTCCAGAGATTCATTCCACTGCATACATCCATCCCTTAGCCGCCGTGATTGGGAATGTTCATTTGGGTAAGCGAGTGATGGTAGCGCCAGCAGCATCTGTAAGAGGCGATGAAGGACAACCGATTTGGGTAGGTGATGATGTAAATGTGCAAGATTGCGTAGTTCTCCATGCGTTAGAAACTCATGTGAATGGAGAATTAGTACGCGAGGCAGTTGTTGAAGTTGAAGGTGCGTATTATGGAGTATATATTAGCGATCGCGTTTCACTCGCGCATCAATGCCAAGTTCATGGTCCTGCAAGTATTGGTTTTGACACTTTTGTTGGGATGCAAGCTTTAGTATTTCGCGCGACTGTCGGCAATAATTGTGTCATTGAACCTAAAGCGTTAGTTATGGGTGTCAGTATTTCTGATGGTAGATATGTTCCTGCTGGCGCTTTAATTACCACCCAAGAAGCTGCGGATAATTTGCCTTACATCAGTAATGACTACCCGCTCAAAAGTTTAAACAACGCTGTAGTTCATGTAAATACGCAGCTAGCTCAAGGCTATCAAGAACAAGATATGCTCATACATTTAAGAGCAGCCTAGAAAAACACTTCTTGTAAAACTGGGACTTACACATTGCAGGTATGAGAAAGGCAAACCACAAGCAACTCAACTTTAATAGCTAGGTAACTGGCAATTGGTTGTTTACCTCATGTGTAGAGTCCTAGACTACTTGTCATTTTATTATGTAGAAAGTCGCAATTATGGTATCACGCATTAAATTAATTACAGCGAATAAAGAGGATTTCATTAAGTCTTAATCGCTGGCTGGCGCGATTATTCGTGATACGCAATATATTCCTGCGGGTGCCATAATTACAACTCAAGCTGCTGCTGATAGCTTACATACTCGTAGTATTTCTGCCACAACAATTCTAACACATTTAAAGCTACTGTCCACAAAAGGAACATAGCGGTCGCAAAGAAAAATCACGGTGACATCTAAGCATCGTCGTCGATAAAAACTAACCGCATCACAGTTTTGTCATTGGTGTTTTCTTTCAGTTTTAAGTTAGCTCAGTGAATTAACTGTAGCTATTAGCTGAGGGCGATCGCTCATCTTATCTATATCTCACTAGCAGGAAATACACCATGACATCGATTCCTAATAATCAAGGTTATTTGCTGGCAAATGTCAAAGTGCATTTGCACAATATGCATCGAAGATTTTTGAATACTCCAGAACGTGCATTAGAACAAGCTTACAAAGCCGTACTAAAGATTAAAGAACTTGAACAAGAGTATTACAGTGGAGAAAAGATTGAAACTACATCTCGGAAACACACTCCTTATGTAACCTCTTGTTTGCACGCCAATCTAGATAAGAATCTAAATATTGCTAAGCTGAGGCTTACAGAGTTTAAAGCAAGTTCGTTTGTTCTTGGCAATTTAACTTCTCATCATTTGTCTCAAGTAAAAATAGTTGATGAAGTACTGACAAGGTATGCACCTACAGATATCTCTTCAACTTTGGTAGACACGACTAAAACTACGATAAAAAATGGTAGCGATCGCGCTTACCCATCTACCGTAAATGTTCGTACTGAAAGTGTTGCTGATAAAACTGGAGCCGTACCTAGATCAATTGGGAGAACCATTAATCGCATTAAAAAAGACTTCAACCCTCAAGCCGAAGCCGAAGTTCTGCAACAATTTCGTACTTCAAGAACTAAAACCCTTATTGCTGTCAAATTTCTTGTCATCCTCATAGCTGTACCTCTAGTAACACAGCAAGTATCAAAACATCTCTTGATCAGCCCCATTGTTGAACATTTTAGAGTTACTCAATCTCAAGTTTTTCTTAACTATGAGATGAAAGAAGAAGCAATGCGCGAACTTCAAAGCTTTGAAGAAGGCTTAAGATTTAATAACTTAATTACCACATCTCCTGCACTTGCGCCTGAAGTTATCGAACAAGAAGTTAAAGAAAAAGCAACTGAGCTTGCACAAGAATACCATCAAAAAAGTAATAGTGCAATTAGCAACGTATTTGCCGATCTAATCGCAGTTACTGCTTTTATTTTTGTACTATTAATAAGCAAAAAGCAGATTATTGCTTTAAAGTCTTTTATGGATGAAATTGTCTATGGACTGAGCGATAGTGCCAAAGCTTTCATTATTATTTTGTTCACAGATATCTTTGTAGGTTTTCACTCACCACATGGTTGGGAAGTTATCTTAGAAGGAATTAGTAGTCACTTAGGCATTGCAGCAAATAGAAGTGCAATCTTCCTCTTCATTGCGACATTTCCAGTTATTTTAGACACCATTTTTAAGTACTGGATTTTTAGATATCTCAGTAGAATTTCTCCTTCCGCAGTCGCCACACTAAGAAACATGAATGAATAAATCTACACTTTATGCCCTACTCTACGAGAAGCCGCCCTACGGGCGTCTATGTGTCTTTGTGGTTTATGCAATCAGCCCATCTTTCCAAAACATAGCCGAGGTTAAACATGGTATTTCCAATAAACAAATTTCGTTCGCACAAACACGCTAGGAAGCAAGAAGTTGTAAAATCTCGCTTTCGGAAATCTCCTCTACATCACAAAAGTGTTTCTTTAAGATCATTTCAAGAGAAATTTCGTATCTACACTGGCAAAAAATTACGTTGGAATCAAGTTGTATCGCGTCTTGCAAGTTCAGTTATTCCAGGAATTCTACCGTGGGTACTGTTGTGCGGAGGATATGGATTTTTAATTGCGTTGACTAATCATTTCGGATATTTATCAGTTTTTCGCGATAACAAAGTCATCCCAAATGTTGTTTTGATTTTGAATATCGTGCTGAGCTTATTGTTAGTTTTTCGGACGAATACAGCGCACGATCGCTTTTGGGAAGGACGTAAACTTTGGGGTGCTATGGTTAATACTGTGCGTAACTTAGCGCGAGGTATTTGGATAGTTGTTGACGAGAAAGAACCCCAAGATCGCGAAGATAAAGCAGCTACATTACGATTAGTTGTAGCGTTCTCAGTAGCAATGAAATTACACCTACGTAGAGATCCTGTCAATTTTGAATTAGCAACATTAATGACATCCTCACAGTATCACCAGCTACAAGAAATTAATCATCCACCACTAGAAATTGCTTTTTGGATTGGAGATTATCTTCAACTACAATATGAACGTCAATTCTTAAATGTTTTTCAACTCACAGCCTTACATGAATTACTCGATGACATGGTAGACATCTTAGGCGGTTGCGAACGAATTTTAAAGACACCCGTCCCCTTAATTTATACTATCGTTCTCAAAACCTTGTTAATCCTGTATTTTCTGCTATTACCTTTAGAAATTGTTGCAGGTTTAACTTGGTGGACTGGTCCAATTTTGGTTTTTATTAGCTCCATTTTACTAGGAATCGATGAAATTGGTGCAGAAATTGAAGAACCGTTTGGACACGATCCTAATGACTTACCTTTAGATTTTATTTGTAATACTATGCTGCGTAATGTCGAGGATTTGATTACGCTTTCTCCTAGCCGCCGTCCTACCTATGAAAAGTTGAGAAGAGTGGCTTAACTTTTAATAAAACTCATGCTACTACTTCCTGCTATTAAGAAATAGATTTGAAGGACACAAATTAATGAATACTCAAACCAAAATAAAGATTTCTTGGACAAAATATGCAGAAGTCACTCTACTAATAACATTTCTCAGCATTTTTAGATTACAAATTTCTACTTCTATCCAGAGTTTATATGTTCTGCAAGTAATAAGACAGTGGTTAAATCACATCACAATTCAAAATGCGAATTTCGCACATCACCTATGTAAGTTTATTCCTGCGCACTGTCCTTTTGAGCGCAATATAAAAATTTTTACGTACAATCTTCACATTCCTCCGTTATGCAAGTTGAATCCTCTATACGAAGAACTCATGAGTTTACGCTTTAGAGCATTATCTTATTTAGCTGATGAATGCGGTGAAGATATTACTCAGTATTGCACTCTAAGCAATCGGTAGATAAACTTGAAAACAACTACCCTCACCGAGGGTACTACTGACAGTAATTTTACCGCCATGTTGATGCGCAATTGTTTGAGCGATCGCAAGTCCTAATCCTAATCCCTTGGTTTTAGGCGATCGCGCTTTATCTGCCCGCCAAAAGCGTTGAAAGACAAACGGTAAATACTCAGGCGCAATTCCGATCCCATCATCTTCTACACGAACAACAATGCATCGCTTTTGTTGCACCATAGAAATGATAACGCTGCCCCCTGTAATTGTATATTTAATCGCATTATCTATTAAATTTGCAAACAGTCGCTTGAGTTGTGTAGGTTCGCCGTTAACCAATATGCTAGGAATGAATTGCAACTTGAGCGTAATGCCTTTTTCCCGTGCGCATGGTTTGAATAGCTCTATGGTATTGTACAAAATTTCATTCAAATAGAGATGTTTCCAACCCGCAGGTGGCGCGACAGCTGCATCTGTACGCGCTAAAAACAGCAAATCTTCTGATAAGCTGATAAGCTGCTCAGTAGCACTTGCGATCGCAACTAACTTTTTAGCATCACTCGGATGAATTCGTTCTGGGTGACTTTGCATAACTTCAATTGCAGTGCTAATCGCCGTTAAAGGATTGCGGAGTTCGTGCGAAGCATCCGCCGTAAATTCTTTGAGTCGCTGAAAGCTTTTTTCGATTGGTTCTAAAGCTTGCTGCGTTAGCCAAACTGCACCAATCGCAATAAAAATCAGCGCAATTGCTTTACCGAGACCTAAACCGACAATCAAACGCGCGATCGCAATTTCTGTTTCTTTCGTCGATTCACTGGCACGAATATAGCCTTCTAACTCTAAGTGTTGCAAGTTATTTGCGACGACTGAACTGTGACTATCTGAGTAAACTGCGATCGTCAGTGTCCGAATTTGCCCTTGCTGTTGAATAATTTGATCAGTTCGTCTCAAAGGTAAAGTAGAAAATAGCTTACCTTTTCGCGCCAAAATTTTCCCATTTGCATCAAACCATTCCAAACTCTGATCGCGTTTAAATAGTTCGCGCCAGGGTAAATCTTGATTAATACTTTGTAGCCCTTCGGTTTTAACGTCTTTCAAACTCGGTACAGCAGCTTGCGCTAGAGTGAGTAGCTGATTGTTTAAGTGTTGCTCGTGACTGCGAGTCACAAATACGTACACTGCTATACTTGATGTTCCAAGTACGGCTGCCATCACTGTCAAGTACGATAGCAAAAGGCGACACCGCAGGTATTGAAACATTTGTTTAGGGGTTCGATTTGAGTCGATAACCCAACCCGTAAACTGTTTCAATAAGATCATCAGGCGCTCCTACTCCTTTCAATTTCTGTCGCAGACGCTTAATGTGCGCCTTAACTGTATCCTCACTCGGTGGTTCTTCAAAAGACCAAAGATTCTCTAATATCGCATTGCGGTTGAGTACACTACTACCTTGACGTAAGAAAAGTTCTAAAAGGCGGTACTCTTTTGGCGTAATTTGCAACGGTTGTTGCTTATAGGTAACTTCGCAAGTATTCGAGTCAAGACATAAACCTTCCCACTCTAAAGCAGGAGGCAAAGTTGCAGTACCTCGCCGCAGTAAAGCACGAATGCGCGCCATTAATTCTTGCAGTTTATAAGGCTTAAGTACATAGTCATCAGCACCTGCATCTAGCCCTCTTACTTGATCGAGTGTCGTATCGCGTGCCGTTAACATCAATATGGGCATCGAATAGCCCTGTATGCGTAGTTGTTGACACAAACTGACCCCATCTATTTTGGGTAGCATGAGATCGAGGACGAGCAGATTGTATGTAAACGATTTAACAAAATCCCAGCCCATTTGACCGTCAGCCGCGATATCAACAACATAATGTTGGTCAGTGAGAGCTTCGGCAAGCGAATCTGCAATACGCTCGTCATCTTCAACTAATAAAATTCTCATGCTAAATAATTACCTTGAGCCTCAGCTTTAATGTAAAAAATAGTAATGTAGCTAATGATTTTGTAGCAGCAACGGCACTAAATAGCAAATGGAGAGAAATAAGATTTATTTATATTAAAATAAAATTCGGTCTTATTTCCTCGATAGGACCGAATTCTAAAATTACCCTAATTTCATAGAACCTGTTTCCAAAGTCAATGTAATTATTGTTAGGCGCTCAATTAAGCATTTCCTAACTCTACATTCACTAGAAGTCTAAGTTAATACGAGTTGATGAAATTTAGATGAGAATTAAATGAGGAAATTCTTACTTTTCAAGCAAACATAGAATCTTATCATATGCAAACTCAAGGCATGACGTTGCTTTCTATCACAGAATCTTTCACACGGCAAACCCCATCTCGGCTAATCCTTGGCGTAATCGATTTGCTTCGACAGGATTTTGTACTTCGTGGAGTGCGATCGCCTGTTTAAAAGCAGCTAAACTATCGTTTAGCTTACCAAGTTTGAGGAGGACAACGCCCAAATTTTGATACGCTTCAGCATACTTTGGGTTGAGCGCGATCGCTTGCTGATACTTGGCGATCGCTTCATTCAACAATCCCATCGCTTTCAAAGTCATTCCCAAGTTGTAGTACCCTGCGGCAAATTTAGGATCGATCTGCAACGCAATTTCATAAGCCAATTTTGCGCCGTTGAGATCGCCTGTTGCTTGCTTTAAGTTCCCTAAATTGTTGTACGCACCAAGTTTGAGTAAAGGATAAATCGATAACCCGATGGCTGCTTGATAGTGCGCGATCGCTTTTTGTAGCTGTTGTAAGCGACTATAAGCAATCCCTAAGTGATAGTGCAGTTCATATAAGATTTGCGCATTTAAACCACTGCGTTTCAGCCCTTGTTCTAATAATTCAATTCCACGATGCCAAGAACCCGTCTCGACGTACAATGCACCAAGCTTGCTACACACGTACGGATCGTTCGGGTGCGCGGTAAAAAAGCCTTCCATCGCGCTTTGGGCTTGCGCAAACTTATCTTTTTGCGCGATCGCACCGCGTTGATATCCTTCGTGCAAAATTGCCACATTAGGTAAATAACCAACTTGCCATTGAGGTTCTTTGCTCATAATCCGAGCTACGCTATCATCGACTAATGCGTGATACGGGCGCGAAAAGTAAAGATTTGGGTGACGCCGAAATAAGCGTGAAACTTGCGAGTAAGGCGATTGCGCTGCACCAACTTCTTGTCGCAATAAATTAATCAGCAAGAAGCGATCGTGTTGTATTGCTTGCTTCAGTGACGGAACAATTTCTGGAACTAAGACTTCATCTGCGTCTAACACCAAAACCCAATCGGTGCGGACATACTTTAAAGACTCATTACGTGCTTTAGCAAAGTCATTACACCACTCAAATGTATAAACCTTTGCACCAAATTCTTGCGCAACATCAGGCGTGCGATCGCTTGACCCTGTATCTAGAACAACAATTTCATCAACTACACCCTGAACACTTCTCAGACATTGCGCTAGTATTTGTTCTTCATTTTTCACAATCATGCACAAACTAAGTTGCATTTTCCCCGCACCCTACACATAGCAAGTGTGGCAATATTAACTTATCTTGACGCCAGTAGTGAGTAATACCATTTCACTTTAAAGTTGCGACATCTGGGTAGCAGAGGAAGCAGAGGTGCAGAGGAAGCAGAGAGAGAAATTAACTGTAGTTCTTATTTAGTGAAATGGTATAACTGTTAACGAGATAACAGTTATTAACTTACGTATAAACTTATATCTACTAGCAAAAAAAGCTCCTTGTCAGTTAATAACCAAAAAGGAGCCTTTAAATCGATTAATTACCTGTCACCACACACCGCAAGCAAGATACCCATGCATAAGTTTTAACTTTATTCAAAGCGCGGTATAACTACACTTTAATTAAAGACTAGGTGGTAACAATACTCTGTCAATCGCGTGAATAACGCCATTGCTAGCTTGAATGTCTGGCTGAACAACTCTCGCATCATTCACTGTTACTCCACTTGCAGAAGTTTTAACATTGACTGCTTCACCTTCAACAGTTTTCACTTCCCCAGGCTGGAGTTCATTTGATTGAACGCGCGCAGGAATTACGTGGTAGGTTAAAATTTGTACTAAGAGTTGCCGATTTTCTGGTCTTAACAATTCCTGAAGCGCATCTTGTGGTAAAGCAGCAAAAGCTTCATCTGTAGGCGCAAAAACAGTAAACGGTCCTGTTCCTGACAAAGTTTCAGTCAAACCTGCGGCTTGTAATGCTGCTGTCAGTGTTTTGAAAGAACTATTCGCTGCGGCTAAAGCTACTATATTGTTAGCTGCTCCTGGGGTTTGCCCTTGTGGAGGGGTCGTGGGTGCTGTAGGCGGTGTTACTGGTGCTGTAGGCGGTGCGGGTGCAACAGGAGGAGTAGCACCTGGAGTTGTACCAGGAGTTCGATTGTAAGGAGGCTCATTAAAGATACTCGGTCTAGGATTGAGAACGCCTTGGCTTTGTGCAACTATCGGAAAGCTCGCTGCGATACTAACGCCAACAATTCCTAGTAAGCTCGCTAACCTTTTAAGTGGAGTGCTGTGAATGTGCATTTTCGTCATGAGTCTTATTCTCAATTTTTAAGTTTTATAACATTAAACTCCAAATCTACAAAATTTTTACCACACTATCACGCAAATCTTTCTTAAGAAAGACTCAAGTTATTAAAGTCAAAGATCACCTACATAACCAGAGAGATGCACCAGACGTTTATAACTAGTAGCTGCGGTATCGCCCGAAAGCAGCAGTTTGATATTGGCTTTGGTGTCAGTAACATCCAGATTCAGTACTGTGTAGCTTTGACAAATAATATCAGCGTCTGCTTAAATTTTTGTTATTTTTTACTAAACCAGTCACAATTCAATTAAGTTACCTATACTACAAATTTGTTGCAAGATACTCAAACAAACATTTTTTGAAAATTTCTCATGAAGTTTGTAAAAAATTAATAATGGCTACACCAAATTTTTATATGACTTTACAAAGTTTTGAGGCTCGTGTCTAAAGGAGTTTAAACAAGCATAAAAGTATTAAATTAGCCATGTTGGTACGCTTGATTAAAGAATAACGCACAGTAAAAATTCTAATACTTTAGATTCTTACTTACGATAGAGGTTAGCAGGATGTTGCAATTGATACTCTAAGTTATGAAAGGAAGAGAAAAAGCTAAGGTTAGGAGGATTTAAAAATGGAATTTCTAGCATGGATTGTTCTAGGTTTAATAGCAGGCGCGATCGCAAAAGCTATCTATCCTGGTCATCAGGGAGGCGGTATCCTAGCAACAATTATTTTAGGTATCTTGGGTGCATTAGTCGGAGGTTGGCTAGGCAACACCCTGTTCGGTGGAGTGGGGGCAGGAGCAGCAGCAGGTGCGCTAACTATACCCAGTATTATTTTTGCAATTTTAGGTGCAATTATCCTTCTCTTCATCTGGGGCTTAATTACCCGTCGCACTGCGTAAACACACAACACTCACGCTTCATAAACAAAAAGATTTTGGCTCCCCTGGTAGATGCTAGGGGAGTTTCAATATATTCTGGAGTAATTGAAATTGTCAGAAAGCAATTGGGAAATCAGGAGAAAAAACGAATAAAAGCTGCTCTACTTTTAGGCGATCGCCTAAAATATAAAAATTTTCCTAAGATTAGAAGTAACACTAGAAAGCTCAGACTTTATTCCTAGGATCAATTGAAAAAGTACCTCAGCAACTATTCTTCTAATAATTAAATCTTTATAATGTTAGGTGTTTTGTTGATGGAAGAAAAAACGGAGTGGCAGCAAAATGTTAGAACTCTACCAATTTGAACTATCACAATATTCAGAAAAAGTTCGCTTAATATTAGATTTTAAAGGATTAGCTTATCGCAAAATCGAGGTCACTCCTGGAGTAGGACAGCTAGAGCTTTTTCGGTTGACGGGTCAAAGACAAGTTCCCGTACTCAAGGATGGTAATCAATATATTGCTGATTCTACACAAATCGCTAAATATCTCGAACGCAAGTATCCTGACCGCCCAATTATTCCATCCGATCCAAAACAACGCGCAATGTGTTGGCTGATTGAAGAATGGGCAGACGAATCAATCGGTATCAAAAGCCGTAAAGCATTATTCGGAGCACTCACTCAAAGTGAAAGTTACCGTAAGTCACTGTTACCAATGGCAACTCCTGATGTAGTAAAAACACTGATAGGAGTTGTCCCTAATGATGTTCTAAAAGTACTAGGTTTTGGTGTAGGATATGGACCAGACGTTATTAAATCGGCTGAAGAAGATTTAAAACAAGATTTGGAAGCACTTTGCTTGTTACTTGCAGAGAATCCCTACTTAGTTGGGGATCAACCAACGCTCGCTGATTTAGCTGTTGCAGGTTTGGCAATGTTACTCAAGTTTCCTGACGGACCTTATCTAGAATTACCAGCGACACTAAAAGGGAAAGGAATTCCTGGTTTAGGCGACAATATCGCGTATCAACCATTTTTTGAGTGGCGCGATCGCCTGTATGCACAGTATCGTAAACCACTAACAGGAGTCAGTACAGTCGGTTCCACACCAACATCAATCCAAATCGACTAACTGAATTAAAAGGTTGGAGATCAGGAGTCAGAGGTTAGGGAAAGACAAAAGTTTCTGCGGGAGGCATATTAGAGATTTATCAAGTAGGAATTTCGCTGACCCCCGACCTCTGACCGCCGACCTCTTGAATAAATTGGTAGCCAGAAAGAAAAATCCGACGTAATATAAGGCTGCATAGGGATCGCAGGGAATGCTATGAATTCGGGACAGCCGTTAGGGTCAGTCACACACGGGTCACTCAGCCAGGGGTTAGAAGTGAGATTGCATCCGGATGTTTCTGTAGAAGATATGCGGGTAGGAAAATTCCTCATTGTCGAAGGCGTGCGATCGCGTTTCTTTTGTATGCTTACCGACGTCGCGCTCTCGACTTCTAGCAACCGCATAGTTGCTAATCCTCCTAGCCCTAATGATGATTTCTTAAGAGATGTGCTAGCCGGAAGTGGAACCTATGGCACAATTAACCTCACGCCGATGTTGATGTTTACACCGGAAACCGTAGAGGGGCAAGACACTGCCTTGTCCATAGAGGTCAGAAACCCGCGATTGAACGTTTCTAATGGCAGTTCATTAGCTTCGTTTCAGCCGCAGAGTAGTAGTAATATGGAACTCTTGCCGGTTAAGACGATTCCGAGTCACTTTAGTCAAGTTTACGAAGCTTCAGAACGTGATTTTCGCGCAGTGTTTGGCTGGGAAGACGATCCGCACCGCCGAAACTTTGCGATCGGTCAGCCATTAGATATGGATGTGCCAATTTGTCTTGACCTGGATCGTTTTGTCGAACGTAGTAACGGTGTATTTGGTAAATCTGGTACGGGAAAATCATTTTTAACTCGCCTGCTCTTATCTGGAATTATTCGCAAACGCGCAGCAGTTAACTTAATTTTTGATATGCACTCTGAATATGGCTGGGAAGCTGTATCGGAAGGAAAACAATTTAGCACCGTCAAAGGCTTGCGTCAGTTGTTTCCTGGGCAAGTGCAAATGTACACCCTCGACCCTGAATCAACAAAACGGCGTGGGGTACGCGACGCGCAAGAACTGTATTTAAGTTACGACCAAATAGAAATTGAGGATATTCGCTTAGTCGGACAAGAATTAAATCTATCAGAAGCAAGTTTAGACAACGCCAATATTCTCTTTAGTGAATTTGGCAAATCCTGGATTCTTCAGTTGTTAAATATGACCAACGAAGAAATT
This window contains:
- a CDS encoding carbonate dehydratase, giving the protein MNNIVLMKSDRASNITNNTHIHANVRASFNEQETIPEIHSTAYIHPLAAVIGNVHLGKRVMVAPAASVRGDEGQPIWVGDDVNVQDCVVLHALETHVNGELVREAVVEVEGAYYGVYISDRVSLAHQCQVHGPASIGFDTFVGMQALVFRATVGNNCVIEPKALVMGVSISDGRYVPAGALITTQEAADNLPYISNDYPLKSLNNAVVHVNTQLAQGYQEQDMLIHLRAA
- a CDS encoding proton extrusion protein PcxA, whose protein sequence is MTSIPNNQGYLLANVKVHLHNMHRRFLNTPERALEQAYKAVLKIKELEQEYYSGEKIETTSRKHTPYVTSCLHANLDKNLNIAKLRLTEFKASSFVLGNLTSHHLSQVKIVDEVLTRYAPTDISSTLVDTTKTTIKNGSDRAYPSTVNVRTESVADKTGAVPRSIGRTINRIKKDFNPQAEAEVLQQFRTSRTKTLIAVKFLVILIAVPLVTQQVSKHLLISPIVEHFRVTQSQVFLNYEMKEEAMRELQSFEEGLRFNNLITTSPALAPEVIEQEVKEKATELAQEYHQKSNSAISNVFADLIAVTAFIFVLLISKKQIIALKSFMDEIVYGLSDSAKAFIIILFTDIFVGFHSPHGWEVILEGISSHLGIAANRSAIFLFIATFPVILDTIFKYWIFRYLSRISPSAVATLRNMNE
- a CDS encoding bestrophin family protein, yielding MVFPINKFRSHKHARKQEVVKSRFRKSPLHHKSVSLRSFQEKFRIYTGKKLRWNQVVSRLASSVIPGILPWVLLCGGYGFLIALTNHFGYLSVFRDNKVIPNVVLILNIVLSLLLVFRTNTAHDRFWEGRKLWGAMVNTVRNLARGIWIVVDEKEPQDREDKAATLRLVVAFSVAMKLHLRRDPVNFELATLMTSSQYHQLQEINHPPLEIAFWIGDYLQLQYERQFLNVFQLTALHELLDDMVDILGGCERILKTPVPLIYTIVLKTLLILYFLLLPLEIVAGLTWWTGPILVFISSILLGIDEIGAEIEEPFGHDPNDLPLDFICNTMLRNVEDLITLSPSRRPTYEKLRRVA
- a CDS encoding Mo-dependent nitrogenase C-terminal domain-containing protein, which codes for MFRLQISTSIQSLYVLQVIRQWLNHITIQNANFAHHLCKFIPAHCPFERNIKIFTYNLHIPPLCKLNPLYEELMSLRFRALSYLADECGEDITQYCTLSNR
- a CDS encoding cell wall metabolism sensor histidine kinase WalK yields the protein MFQYLRCRLLLSYLTVMAAVLGTSSIAVYVFVTRSHEQHLNNQLLTLAQAAVPSLKDVKTEGLQSINQDLPWRELFKRDQSLEWFDANGKILARKGKLFSTLPLRRTDQIIQQQGQIRTLTIAVYSDSHSSVVANNLQHLELEGYIRASESTKETEIAIARLIVGLGLGKAIALIFIAIGAVWLTQQALEPIEKSFQRLKEFTADASHELRNPLTAISTAIEVMQSHPERIHPSDAKKLVAIASATEQLISLSEDLLFLARTDAAVAPPAGWKHLYLNEILYNTIELFKPCAREKGITLKLQFIPSILVNGEPTQLKRLFANLIDNAIKYTITGGSVIISMVQQKRCIVVRVEDDGIGIAPEYLPFVFQRFWRADKARSPKTKGLGLGLAIAQTIAHQHGGKITVSSTLGEGSCFQVYLPIA
- a CDS encoding response regulator transcription factor; the protein is MRILLVEDDERIADSLAEALTDQHYVVDIAADGQMGWDFVKSFTYNLLVLDLMLPKIDGVSLCQQLRIQGYSMPILMLTARDTTLDQVRGLDAGADDYVLKPYKLQELMARIRALLRRGTATLPPALEWEGLCLDSNTCEVTYKQQPLQITPKEYRLLELFLRQGSSVLNRNAILENLWSFEEPPSEDTVKAHIKRLRQKLKGVGAPDDLIETVYGLGYRLKSNP
- a CDS encoding tetratricopeptide repeat protein; its protein translation is MQLSLCMIVKNEEQILAQCLRSVQGVVDEIVVLDTGSSDRTPDVAQEFGAKVYTFEWCNDFAKARNESLKYVRTDWVLVLDADEVLVPEIVPSLKQAIQHDRFLLINLLRQEVGAAQSPYSQVSRLFRRHPNLYFSRPYHALVDDSVARIMSKEPQWQVGYLPNVAILHEGYQRGAIAQKDKFAQAQSAMEGFFTAHPNDPYVCSKLGALYVETGSWHRGIELLEQGLKRSGLNAQILYELHYHLGIAYSRLQQLQKAIAHYQAAIGLSIYPLLKLGAYNNLGNLKQATGDLNGAKLAYEIALQIDPKFAAGYYNLGMTLKAMGLLNEAIAKYQQAIALNPKYAEAYQNLGVVLLKLGKLNDSLAAFKQAIALHEVQNPVEANRLRQGLAEMGFAV
- a CDS encoding fasciclin domain-containing protein is translated as MTKMHIHSTPLKRLASLLGIVGVSIAASFPIVAQSQGVLNPRPSIFNEPPYNRTPGTTPGATPPVAPAPPTAPVTPPTAPTTPPQGQTPGAANNIVALAAANSSFKTLTAALQAAGLTETLSGTGPFTVFAPTDEAFAALPQDALQELLRPENRQLLVQILTYHVIPARVQSNELQPGEVKTVEGEAVNVKTSASGVTVNDARVVQPDIQASNGVIHAIDRVLLPPSL
- a CDS encoding GlsB/YeaQ/YmgE family stress response membrane protein; this translates as MEFLAWIVLGLIAGAIAKAIYPGHQGGGILATIILGILGALVGGWLGNTLFGGVGAGAAAGALTIPSIIFAILGAIILLFIWGLITRRTA
- a CDS encoding glutathione S-transferase family protein, which encodes MLELYQFELSQYSEKVRLILDFKGLAYRKIEVTPGVGQLELFRLTGQRQVPVLKDGNQYIADSTQIAKYLERKYPDRPIIPSDPKQRAMCWLIEEWADESIGIKSRKALFGALTQSESYRKSLLPMATPDVVKTLIGVVPNDVLKVLGFGVGYGPDVIKSAEEDLKQDLEALCLLLAENPYLVGDQPTLADLAVAGLAMLLKFPDGPYLELPATLKGKGIPGLGDNIAYQPFFEWRDRLYAQYRKPLTGVSTVGSTPTSIQID
- a CDS encoding ATP-binding protein, whose product is MNSGQPLGSVTHGSLSQGLEVRLHPDVSVEDMRVGKFLIVEGVRSRFFCMLTDVALSTSSNRIVANPPSPNDDFLRDVLAGSGTYGTINLTPMLMFTPETVEGQDTALSIEVRNPRLNVSNGSSLASFQPQSSSNMELLPVKTIPSHFSQVYEASERDFRAVFGWEDDPHRRNFAIGQPLDMDVPICLDLDRFVERSNGVFGKSGTGKSFLTRLLLSGIIRKRAAVNLIFDMHSEYGWEAVSEGKQFSTVKGLRQLFPGQVQMYTLDPESTKRRGVRDAQELYLSYDQIEIEDIRLVGQELNLSEASLDNANILFSEFGKSWILQLLNMTNEEIQMFCDEKRGHKGSLLALQRKLMRLENLKYMRSACPHNYVDQILQSLEAGKHVVVEFGSQSDMLSYMLVTNMITRRIHRAYVRKAEKFLQSKNASDRPTPLVITIEEAHRFLDPSVVGQTIFGTIAREMRKYFVTLLVVDQRPSGIDNEVMSQIGTRITALLNDEKDIDAIFTGVSGAQSLRSVLAKLDSKQQALILGHAVPMPVVVRTRPYDTQFYAEIGDVAWEEKSDSEVFAAAELAKADLGF